A stretch of the Alnus glutinosa chromosome 6, dhAlnGlut1.1, whole genome shotgun sequence genome encodes the following:
- the LOC133870848 gene encoding 7-deoxyloganetin glucosyltransferase-like → MKTIKHPINFQLCCVPVYLVRNNNMGSTAIIETPHAVCIPFPAQGHINPMLKMAKILHYRGFHITFVNTEFNHKRILKSRGPNSLDGLPSFRFETIPDGLPESHVEATQDVPSLCDSTRKLCLAPFRNLLSKLNDKSSSNVPPVTCIVSDGIMSFTLDAAAELGIPDVLFWTASACGFMAYVQYRRLIEMGLTPLKDASYLTNGYLDTVIDWIPGMKGIRLRDLPSFIRTTDPNDIMLDFPMVESERAQKASALIFNTFDALEHEVLDALSSMFPPIYSIGPLQLLLNQIPASDHKSIGSNLWKEEDGCLEWLDKKVANSVVYVNFGSVAVMTSDQLIEFAWGLANSNQTFLWIIRPDLVDGDSAVLPPEFLEETKERGLLASWCPQEQVLSHPSIGGFLTHSGWNSTIESVCGGVPIISWPFFAEQQTNCRYSCNEWGIGMEIDGGGKRGEIESLVRELMVGEKGKELKKKAVAWTKLAEEATSRPTGSSYVNMDKMINEVLLSERD, encoded by the exons ATGAAAACTATCAAGCATCCCATTAATTTTCAGTTGTGTTGTGTGCCTGTATATCTAGTGCGAAACAACAATATGGGTTCAACGGCCATAATAGAGACGCCCCATGCAGTTTGTATCCCCTTCCCAGCTCAAGGCCACATAAACCCCATGCTCAAGATGGCCAAAATCCTCCACTACAGAGGCTTTCATATCACATTTGTCAACACTGAGTTCAATCATAAACGCATCCTCAAATCCCGAGGTCCCAACTCTCTCGACGGCCTCCCCTCCTTCCGATTCGAAACCATTCCCGACGGCCTTCCCGAGTCCCACGTCGAAGCCACCCAAGACGTACCATCCCTATGCGACTCTACAAGAAAACTTTGCTTAGCTCCCTTTAGAAACCTTCTTTCGAAACTGAACGACAAATCTTCATCCAATGTCCCTCCAGTCACTTGCATAGTTTCCGATGGAATCATGAGCTTCACTCTAGACGCAGCAGCAGAATTGGGCATCCCTGACGTTCTTTTCTGGACAGCCAGTGCATGTGGGTTCATGGCCTACGTTCAATATCGCCGTCTCATTGAGATGGGTCTAACACCACTCAAAG ATGCGAGCTATTTAACAAATGGGTATTTAGATACGGTCATCGATTGGATTCCAGGTATGAAAGGTATTCGCCTGAGGGATCTTCCGAGCTTCATTAGAACCACAGACCCAAATGATATTATGCTTGATTTTCCAATGGTTGAAAGCGAGAGAGCTCAAAAAGCTTCAGCTCTCATCTTCAATACGTTTGATGCCTTAGAGCATGAGGTGTTAGACGCACTTTCATCCATGTTTCCTCCTATTTACTCCATTGGTCCCCTGCAACTTCTCCTAAATCAGATCCCGGCTAGTGATCATAAATCGATTGGCTCAAACCTatggaaagaagaagatgggtgTCTCGAATGGCTAGACAAAAAAGTAGCCAACTCCGTTGTTTATGTGAATTTCGGAAGCGTAGCGGTGATGACAAGCGACCAATTAATCGAGTTTGCTTGGGGGCTTGCAAATAGCAACCAAACATTCTTGTGGATAATAAGGCCCGATCTTGTGGACGGTGATTCGGCCGTTCTTCCACCGGAATTCTTAGAAGAGACCAAAGAAAGGGGTCTATTGGCAAGTTGGTGCCCTCAAGAGCAAGTTCTTAGCCATCCATCCATTGGAGGGTTCTTAACGCACAGTGGGTGGAATTCCACGATTGAAAGCGTGTGCGGTGGAGTGCCAATTATCTCTTGGCCGTTCTTCGCCGAGCAGCAAACCAATTGTCGGTACTCTTGCAATGAGTGGGGCATAGGCATGGAGATTGACGGTGGTGGAAAGagaggagaaatagagagccTTGTGAGAGAGCTGATGGTGGGAGAGAAGGGGAAAGAGTTGAAGAAGAAAGCTGTAGCGTGGACGAAGTTGGCAGAGGAGGCCACCAGTAGGCCTACTGGGTCATCTTACGTGAATATGGACAAAATGATTAATGAAGTTCTTCTTTCTGAAAGAGATTAG
- the LOC133871637 gene encoding uncharacterized protein LOC133871637: MCIWGYEGDILCPFCRACIECRDHLFFKCSFSRRIWRNVMQSCLEPFPVVDWDDVAIWCIMQLKGKSLKTRLCKLSLGAVVYHIWIQRNNLIHGNVVYSEEGLIARIKWEIRSRLMGKGQYRRSMVNIRLLQNWNLHNLLLD, translated from the coding sequence ATGTGCATTTGGGGTTATGAGGGTGACATCTTATGTCCATTCTGCAGAGCATGTATTGAGTGTCGTgatcatttgtttttcaagtGTAGCTTCAGTCGCCGGATTTGGAGGAATGTGATGCAAAGTTGCTTGGAACCTTTTCCAGTTGTGGATTGGGATGATGTAGCTATTTGGTGTATAATGCAGTTGAAAGGTAAAAGCCTTAAAACTAGGCTCTGCAAGTTGAGTCTAGGTGCTGTTGTTTATCATATTTGGATTCAACGTAACAATTTGATTCATGGTAATGTGGTGTATTCAGAGGAAGGCCTTATTGCAAGGATCAAATGGGAAATCAGGTCAAGGCTTATGGGGAAGGGGCAGTATCGTAGATCTATGGTCAATATCCGTCTTCTGCAGAATTGGAATCTGCATAACTTGTTgttggattga
- the LOC133870621 gene encoding 7-deoxyloganetin glucosyltransferase-like, translating into MGSTAIIEKPHAVCIPFPAQGHINPMLKMAKILHFRGFHITFINTEFNHKRLLKSRGPNSLNGLPSFRFETIPDGLPESDVDATQDIASICDSTRKHCLAPFRNLLSKLNDTSSSNVPPVTCIVSDGAMTFTLDAAAELGIPEVLFWTTSACGFMGYVQYRRLIEMGLTPLKDASYLTNGYLDTVIDWIPGMKGIRLRDLPSFIRTTNPDEIMLNFPMVECKRAQKASAIIFNTFDALEHEVLDALSSMFPPIYSIGPLQLLLNQIPDSDHKSIGSNLWKEDVECLEWLDKKEANSVVYVNFGSIMVMTSYQLIEFAWGLANSSQTFLWIKRPDLVDGDSAVLPPEFLEETKERGLLASWCPQEQVLSHPSIGVFLTHSGWNSTIESLCSGVPIISWPFFAEQQTNCRYSCNEWGIGMEIEGGGKRGEIESLVRELMVGGKGKELKKKAVEWKKLAEEATSRPTGSSYVNIDKMINEVLLSAS; encoded by the exons ATGGGTTCCACGGCCATAATAGAGAAGCCCCATGCAGTTTGTATCCCTTTCCCAGCTCAAGGCCACATAAACCCCATGCTCAAGATGGCCAAAATCCTCCACTTCAGAGGCTTTCATATCACTTTTATTAACACTGAGTTCAACCACAAACGCCTTCTCAAATCCCGAGGTCCCAACTCTCTCAACGGCCTCCCTTCCTTTCGATTCGAAACCATTCCCGACGGCCTTCCCGAGTCCGACGTCGATGCCACCCAAGACATAGCATCCATATGCGACTCTACAAGAAAACATTGCTTAGCTCCCTTCAGAAACCTTCTTTCAAAACTGAACGACACATCTTCATCCAATGTCCCTCCAGTCACTTGCATAGTTTCCGATGGAGCCATGACCTTCACTCTGGACGCAGCAGCAGAACTGGGCATCCCCGAGGTTCTTTTCTGGACAACCAGTGCATGTGGGTTCATGGGCTACGTTCAATATCGCCGTCTCATTGAGATGGGTCTGACACCACTCAAAG ATGCGAGCTATTTAACGAATGGGTATTTAGATACGGTCATCGATTGGATTCCAGGTATGAAAGGTATTCGCCTGAGGGATCTTCCGAGCTTCATTAGAACCACAAACCCAGATGAAATTATGCTAAATTTTCCAATGGTTGAATGCAAGAGAGCTCAAAAAGCTTCAGCTATCATCTTCAATACGTTTGATGCCTTAGAGCATGAGGTGTTAGACGCACTTTCATCCATGTTTCCTCCTATTTACTCCATTGGTCCCCTGCAACTTCTCCTAAATCAGATCCCGGATAGTGATCATAAATCAATTGGCTCAAACCTATGGAAAGAAGACGTTGAGTGTCTCGAATGGCTAGACAAAAAAGAAGCCAACTCCGTTGTTTACGTGAATTTCGGTAGCATAATGGTGATGACAAGCTACCAATTAATTGAGTTTGCTTGGGGGCTTGCAAATAGCAGCCAAACATTCTTGTGGATAAAAAGGCCTGATCTTGTGGACGGTGATTCGGCCGTTCTTCCACCGGAATTCTTAGAAGAGACCAAAGAAAGGGGTCTATTGGCAAGTTGGTGCCCTCAAGAACAAGTTCTGAGCCATCCATCCATTGGAGTGTTCTTAACGCACAGTGGATGGAATTCCACGATTGAAAGCTTGTGCAGTGGAGTGCCAATTATCTCTTGGCCGTTCTTCGCTGAGCAGCAAACCAATTGTCGGTACTCTTGCAATGAGTGGGGCATAGGCATGGAGATTGAAGGTGGTGGTAAGagaggagaaatagagagccTTGTGAGAGAGCTGATGGTGGGAGGGAAGGGAAAAGAGTTGAAGAAGAAAGCTGTAGAGTGGAAGAAGTTGGCAGAGGAGGCCACCAGTAGGCCTACTGGGTCATCTTACGTGAATATTGACAAAATGATTAATGAAGTCCTTCTTTCTGCAAGCTAG
- the LOC133871774 gene encoding 7-deoxyloganetin glucosyltransferase-like gives MGSTAIIEKPHAVCIPFPAQGHINPMLKMAKILHYRGFHITFVNTEFNHKRYLKSRGPNSLDGLPSLRFETIPDGLPESHVEATQDIPSLCDSTRKLCLAPFRNLLSKLNDTSSSNVPPVTCIVSDGAMSFTLDAAAELGIPNVLFWTASACGFMGYVQYRRLIEMGLTPLKDSSYLTNGYLDTVIDWIPSMKGIRLRDLPSFIRTTDPGDIMVDFSVFVCERAQKASALIFHTFDALEHEVLDALSSMFPPIYSIGPLQLLLNHIPNSDHKSIGSNLWKEESGCLEWLDRKEANSVVYVNFGSITVMTSDQLIEFAWGLANSNQTFFWIIRSDLVEGDSAILPREFREETKERGLLGNWCPQEQVLNHPSIGGFLTHSGWNSTIESVCGGVPIISWPFFAEQQTNCWYSCNELGIGMEIEGGVNRGEIESLVRELMVGQKGKELKKKAVEWKKLAEKATSRPTGSSYVNIDKMINEVLLSARLIE, from the exons ATGGGTTCCACGGCCATAATAGAGAAGCCCCATGCAGTTTGTATCCCCTTCCCAGCTCAAGGCCACATAAACCCCATGCTCAAGATGGCCAAAATCCTCCACTACAGAGGCTTTCATATCACATTTGTCAACACTGAGTTCAATCATAAACGCTACCTCAAATCCCGAGGTCCCAACTCTCTCGACGGCCTCCCCTCCTTGCGATTCGAAACCATTCCCGACGGCCTTCCCGAGTCCCACGTCGAAGCCACCCAAGACATACCATCCCTATGCGACTCTACAAGAAAACTTTGCTTAGCTCCCTTTAGAAACCTTCTTTCGAAACTGAACGACACATCTTCATCCAATGTCCCTCCAGTCACTTGCATAGTTTCCGATGGAGCCATGAGCTTCACTCTAGACGCAGCAGCAGAACTGGGCATCCCTAACGTTCTTTTCTGGACAGCCAGTGCATGTGGGTTCATGGGCTACGTTCAATATCGCCGTCTCATTGAGATGGGTCTAACACCACTCAAAG ATTCGAGCTATTTAACGAATGGGTATTTAGATACGGTCATAGATTGGATTCCAAGTATGAAAGGTATTCGGCTGAGGGATCTTCCGAGCTTCATTAGAACCACAGACCCAGGTGATATTATGGTCGATTTTTCAGTGTTTGTATGCGAGAGAGCTCAAAAGGCTTCAGCTCTCATCTTCCATACGTTTGATGCCTTGGAGCATGAAGTGTTAGACGCACTTTCATCCATGTTTCCTCCTATTTACTCCATTGGTCCCCTGCAACTTCTCCTCAATCATATCCCGAATAGTGATCATAAATCAATTGGCTCAAACCTATGGAAAGAAGAATCTGGGTGTCTCGAATGGCTAGACAGAAAAGAAGCCAACTCCGTTGTTTACGTGAATTTCGGAAGCATAACGGTCATGACAAGCGACCAATTAATTGAGTTTGCTTGGGGGCTTGCCAATAGCAACCAAACATTCTTTTGGATAATAAGGTCTGATCTTGTGGAGGGTGATTCCGCCATTCTTCCACGCGAGTTCAGAGAAGAGACCAAAGAGAGGGGTCTTTTGGGAAATTGGTGTCCTCAAGAACAAGTTCTGAACCATCCATCCATTGGAGGGTTCTTAACGCACAGTGGGTGGAATTCCACGATCGAAAGCGTGTGCGGTGGAGTGCCAATTATCTCTTGGCCGTTCTTCGCCGAGCAACAAACCAATTGCTGGTACTCTTGCAATGAGTTGGGCATAGGCATGGAGATAGAGGGTGGTGTTAATagaggagaaatagagagccTTGTGAGAGAGCTGATGGTAGGACAGAAGGGTAAAGAGTTGAAGAAGAAAGCTGTAGAGTGGAAGAAGTTGGCAGAAAAGGCCACCAGTAGGCCTACTGGGTCATCTTACGTTAATATTGACAAAATGATTAATGAAGTTCTTCTATCTGCAAGATTGATCGAGTGA